A region from the Tahibacter amnicola genome encodes:
- a CDS encoding YcxB family protein: protein MKVEYITDPSDAQLARSLTVRSVANATGIATSSAIAQFLTVMLFFMALFANLTVIAIGKDRTRSHAIAAASLALAGTVHLAWRYRWRRRCESLMTGISQRPSTPVTITLGDDGISVTSPLRHAHWPWTGVRGVRTLERHTALTFFDYETCAIPDRAFATPEEKAEFSAQVRRHLPLAANA, encoded by the coding sequence TTGAAAGTCGAATACATTACCGACCCGTCGGACGCGCAGCTGGCGCGAAGCCTTACAGTCCGCAGTGTCGCCAACGCGACCGGCATCGCGACGAGCAGCGCCATTGCGCAGTTTCTGACGGTCATGCTGTTCTTCATGGCGCTGTTCGCCAACCTGACCGTTATCGCCATCGGAAAGGACAGGACGCGCTCTCACGCCATTGCCGCCGCCAGCCTGGCTCTCGCCGGCACGGTACACCTGGCATGGCGTTATCGATGGCGGCGTCGCTGCGAATCGCTGATGACCGGAATCAGCCAGCGGCCGTCGACGCCTGTCACCATCACCCTGGGCGACGACGGCATTTCGGTGACATCGCCCCTGCGCCATGCGCACTGGCCCTGGACAGGCGTGCGGGGCGTGCGCACGCTTGAGCGTCACACGGCTCTGACCTTCTTCGACTACGAAACCTGTGCCATTCCGGACCGTGCTTTCGCCACGCCAGAGGAAAAGGCGGAATTTTCGGCCCAGGTGCGCCGGCATTTGCCGCTGGCAGCGAACGCCTGA
- a CDS encoding LysE family translocator, whose protein sequence is MISSTAVAGFALVAFGMVLTPGPNMMYLTSRSICQGRKAGLVSLGGVAAAFLLYMLATVCGITALLVTVPFAYDALRLAGAAYLLYLAWQTLKPGGRAVFALQTLEPDSDRRLFVMGFLTNLLNPKAAMLYLSLLPQFIDPAAGNVLTQSLVLGGVQILISVTMNALIILAAGAVASFLAGRPRWMSLQRWVMGSVLAALGFRMALDWRR, encoded by the coding sequence ATGATCTCATCCACAGCTGTTGCGGGTTTCGCGCTGGTCGCTTTCGGCATGGTGCTGACGCCCGGGCCGAACATGATGTACCTGACCTCGCGTTCCATCTGCCAGGGGCGAAAAGCCGGCCTGGTGTCACTCGGAGGCGTTGCGGCTGCGTTCCTTCTCTACATGCTGGCCACCGTGTGCGGTATCACCGCGCTGCTCGTGACCGTACCCTTTGCCTACGATGCGCTGCGCCTGGCGGGCGCCGCGTATCTGCTGTACCTGGCCTGGCAGACCCTCAAGCCGGGCGGTCGCGCTGTCTTTGCTCTGCAGACCCTCGAGCCGGACAGCGATCGCCGGCTGTTCGTGATGGGCTTCCTCACAAACCTGCTCAATCCCAAAGCGGCCATGTTGTATCTGTCGCTGCTGCCGCAGTTCATCGACCCCGCGGCCGGCAACGTGCTGACGCAATCGCTGGTGCTCGGCGGCGTGCAGATTCTCATCAGCGTCACGATGAACGCGCTGATCATCCTGGCTGCCGGAGCCGTAGCCTCGTTCCTGGCGGGGCGCCCGCGGTGGATGTCGCTACAGCGCTGGGTGATGGGGTCAGTGCTGGCGGCGCTCGGGTTCCGGATGGCACTGGACTGGCGGCGGTAA
- a CDS encoding phospholipase D-like domain-containing protein: MDGDAETRPPLLQPGSTCWRIETAGLAACLIDAQCCFRAMREALCQARRSVFLLGWDIDSRMTLTPEDSGDGFPQPLGEFFDALAHARPDLNIYLLSWDYAMLFAMEREWLPEYRLNQRTHRRVHFRLDSAHPLGASHHQKVLVIDDALAFVGGLDLTRCRWDTTEHAVHDDRRRDAAGKRYAPFHDVHFLVDGNAACALGELARERWRRCTGETLAQAQPHPVAWPPSVTPDFRDVPVAIARTEPEFPPYPAVNEIQRLLQSAILGARDSVFIENQYFTSKLIGDAIATRLQESNGPEIVVIAAREQCGWLEQNTMGVLRSRLDLRLRAADSGGRYRTYCPQLCEESSVCLNVHSKVLIVDDTFLTIGSANLSNRSLFLDTECNVAIVADGDRAIQEGIRAIRDRLLAEHLDTPLLLSGSTCREAGA; encoded by the coding sequence ATGGACGGCGACGCCGAGACGAGACCGCCACTGCTTCAGCCCGGTAGCACGTGCTGGCGCATCGAAACAGCCGGTCTTGCCGCTTGCCTGATCGACGCACAGTGCTGTTTTCGCGCCATGCGCGAGGCGCTGTGCCAGGCGCGTCGCTCAGTGTTCCTGCTCGGCTGGGACATCGACAGCCGGATGACGCTCACGCCCGAGGACTCCGGCGACGGATTTCCACAGCCGCTGGGGGAATTCTTCGATGCATTGGCGCACGCCAGACCGGACCTGAACATCTACCTGTTGTCGTGGGACTACGCCATGCTATTTGCGATGGAGCGCGAATGGCTTCCGGAATACCGTCTGAACCAGCGCACGCACCGGCGGGTGCACTTTCGCCTCGACAGCGCGCACCCGTTGGGCGCCTCGCACCACCAGAAGGTGCTGGTCATCGACGACGCGCTGGCCTTTGTCGGCGGCCTTGACCTCACGCGTTGCCGCTGGGACACCACCGAACACGCAGTCCATGATGATCGACGACGCGACGCGGCCGGCAAGCGGTACGCGCCCTTTCACGACGTCCATTTCCTGGTCGACGGCAACGCCGCCTGCGCCTTGGGTGAGCTGGCGCGCGAGCGCTGGCGCCGGTGCACCGGCGAAACTCTCGCACAGGCGCAGCCGCACCCCGTCGCATGGCCGCCTTCTGTCACGCCCGACTTCAGGGATGTTCCGGTCGCTATAGCGCGAACCGAGCCGGAATTTCCGCCCTATCCGGCCGTCAACGAAATCCAGCGGTTACTCCAGTCCGCCATTCTCGGTGCGCGTGACAGCGTATTTATCGAGAACCAGTACTTCACCTCCAAGCTGATCGGCGATGCTATTGCCACGCGACTGCAGGAGTCGAACGGACCGGAAATCGTCGTCATCGCGGCACGCGAGCAATGCGGCTGGCTCGAGCAGAACACGATGGGCGTCCTGCGCAGCCGGCTGGACCTGCGTCTGCGCGCCGCCGATTCGGGCGGCCGATATCGCACGTATTGCCCGCAGCTGTGTGAAGAGAGCAGCGTTTGCCTCAACGTGCACAGCAAAGTGCTGATCGTTGACGACACATTCCTCACCATCGGGTCGGCGAATCTCAGCAACCGCTCCCTGTTCCTCGACACGGAATGCAATGTCGCCATTGTCGCCGACGGCGATCGTGCTATTCAGGAAGGCATTCGTGCCATCCGCGATCGGCTTCTTGCCGAGCACCTTGATACCCCCCTGCTGTTGTCCGGGAGCACCTGCCGGGAAGCCGGGGCTTGA
- a CDS encoding TVP38/TMEM64 family protein: MIKAIEALRRDGRSLAPVSLTVQAEVDALVPGHAVIDPERPLDPRTLVQDLLAHEDRRPVARRLTRWVIFMAWAAALLALWLATPLREWMDGPALVASARGLGTSPVAPLLAVLIFVAGSLVFFPFNAMVVLSVIALGPVSGAGCALIGGLCGASVTYEIGRRIGRDTLHHWLGARFHHYSRRFRTRGLLAILAVRLLPVAPFTLVNLLAGAANVRRVDFIAGTLLGIVPGVILAALVVDSAIAALREPRFGNYLVFVVAAITLVGATVMMQRWLSRRLRRSEGR, translated from the coding sequence TTGATCAAGGCGATTGAAGCACTGCGCCGCGACGGTCGGAGTCTGGCTCCCGTTTCCCTGACGGTGCAAGCCGAGGTGGATGCGCTGGTTCCAGGGCATGCGGTAATCGACCCGGAGCGGCCGTTGGATCCGCGTACGCTGGTACAGGATCTCCTCGCGCATGAAGACCGGCGTCCGGTCGCGCGACGGTTGACGCGATGGGTCATCTTCATGGCCTGGGCGGCGGCGTTGCTTGCGCTATGGCTGGCGACGCCATTGCGGGAGTGGATGGACGGCCCTGCCCTGGTTGCATCGGCACGTGGACTGGGGACATCACCCGTCGCACCCTTGCTGGCGGTGTTGATCTTCGTCGCCGGCAGCCTGGTCTTTTTTCCCTTCAACGCCATGGTCGTGCTGAGCGTGATTGCGCTGGGCCCCGTCTCCGGCGCGGGCTGCGCATTGATCGGAGGCCTTTGCGGCGCGAGCGTGACGTATGAAATCGGCCGGCGCATTGGTCGCGACACCTTGCATCATTGGCTCGGTGCGCGATTTCACCACTATTCCCGACGGTTTCGCACACGCGGCCTGTTGGCCATCCTGGCGGTTCGACTGCTGCCAGTGGCGCCATTCACCCTGGTCAATCTTCTGGCTGGTGCCGCCAACGTGCGGCGCGTCGACTTTATCGCCGGCACCCTGTTAGGCATCGTGCCCGGCGTCATACTCGCGGCGCTCGTCGTGGACAGCGCCATCGCGGCACTGCGTGAACCACGCTTCGGCAACTACCTCGTGTTCGTGGTGGCCGCGATCACGCTGGTGGGAGCGACGGTAATGATGCAACGCTGGCTGAGTCGCCGCCTGCGCCGGTCGGAGGGCAGGTAA
- a CDS encoding endonuclease/exonuclease/phosphatase family protein produces MRVATYNIHAGVGTDGRHDIERICTVIEEIGADVLALQEVELHDAEHGAIALLSQRYYEIGSSPVFTKRGHPYGNLLLSRFPISHIRHLSLCVMGCEPRGAVDVDLDAPGGLRVIATHLGLSPGERRDQVRRLLRACKEPQVSAGLTVLLGDLNEWLMWGRPLRWLHRHFGETPGYRTFPTFYPLLALDRIWVAPRSALIASWVHSTRTARRASDHLPLVADLLLPDLTTDAAPEAAGRSSRPPSRLR; encoded by the coding sequence ATGCGCGTGGCAACTTACAACATTCACGCTGGCGTCGGCACCGATGGAAGACACGACATCGAGCGCATATGCACCGTGATCGAGGAAATCGGTGCCGACGTCCTTGCATTGCAGGAAGTGGAGCTGCACGACGCCGAACACGGTGCCATCGCCCTGTTGTCGCAGCGCTACTATGAAATTGGTTCGTCGCCGGTCTTCACCAAACGGGGGCACCCCTACGGCAACCTGTTGCTCAGCCGGTTTCCCATCTCACACATCCGTCACTTGTCGCTGTGCGTCATGGGCTGCGAGCCGCGCGGCGCCGTCGACGTGGACCTGGACGCCCCTGGAGGACTGCGGGTCATTGCCACGCATCTGGGCTTGAGCCCGGGCGAGCGGCGTGACCAGGTACGCCGGCTGCTGCGCGCGTGCAAGGAACCGCAGGTCAGCGCGGGCTTGACCGTACTCCTGGGCGACCTGAACGAGTGGCTGATGTGGGGGCGACCGCTGCGGTGGCTGCACCGGCATTTCGGCGAAACGCCGGGATACCGCACATTTCCGACGTTTTATCCGCTGCTCGCGCTGGATCGGATCTGGGTCGCTCCGCGATCCGCCCTTATCGCCTCATGGGTGCACTCAACCCGTACCGCACGCCGTGCGTCGGATCATCTGCCGTTGGTCGCCGATCTCCTGTTGCCCGACCTCACCACAGACGCAGCGCCGGAAGCAGCAGGCCGAAGCAGCAGGCCGCCGTCACGCCTGCGTTGA
- a CDS encoding cupin domain-containing protein — protein sequence MSEQASGNFFGDALPPRSGERFDVLLRHRNLVVERIVSSGVVTPTPYVQTQDEWVVLLRGEATLLIDDRVVELTVGDYVFLPASTPHTVQRVSADALWLAVHLHPDDDARIGSTQA from the coding sequence ATGAGCGAACAGGCTTCCGGCAACTTCTTTGGCGACGCTCTGCCACCCCGGTCGGGCGAACGATTTGACGTGCTGCTGCGGCATCGCAATCTCGTCGTCGAACGTATCGTCAGTTCCGGAGTGGTCACGCCAACCCCCTACGTGCAGACGCAGGATGAATGGGTCGTGCTGCTGCGCGGCGAGGCCACGCTGCTCATCGACGATCGTGTGGTCGAGCTTACGGTCGGCGACTACGTGTTCCTGCCGGCGTCGACACCGCACACCGTGCAACGGGTTTCGGCCGATGCCCTGTGGCTGGCCGTGCACCTGCATCCGGACGATGACGCACGAATCGGTTCAACGCAGGCGTGA
- a CDS encoding CSLREA domain-containing protein: MHRCHWFQTAILAAALVSTGVGAATITVSVVDDVVANDGACSLREAITAANTGQPSGMAPGECGRGLAAPYTRIDVPSGTYRITRVAVNEDNNAGGDLDLRAAFIELRGDDAQTTTLRGDRDERVLDIGDANATTVSVIMSGLTLRDGGGATGGGIRVRAGASVQLSQSMLSNNEASTGGAIYAEGALSIDRVTFHANAATDPAGPGGGAIRYVGATTATLRNATFNGNESFTDGGFARFDGPAMLNNVTVTETVTDADFNGSGDGALVSALSVQMSNSILAGNADLSVVTGGANNPDCVAAPGTLVSAGYNLIGNIGTACNVSPSTGDLFGSAANILNPQLMPLALYLGDIDTQPPMVTSPAFDTGDPALPSGAPHCEPVDAHGLPRRSGGRCDRGATEAYERIFADGFDM; encoded by the coding sequence ATGCATCGGTGTCATTGGTTTCAGACGGCAATTCTCGCAGCCGCCTTGGTTTCGACCGGTGTCGGGGCTGCCACGATAACGGTGTCGGTGGTCGACGACGTGGTTGCCAACGATGGCGCCTGCTCGTTGCGCGAAGCGATCACGGCAGCAAACACGGGACAGCCCTCGGGAATGGCCCCTGGAGAATGCGGACGGGGGCTCGCGGCGCCCTACACGCGCATTGACGTGCCCAGCGGCACATACCGCATCACTCGTGTGGCGGTCAACGAAGACAACAATGCGGGTGGTGACCTTGACCTGCGCGCCGCCTTCATCGAGCTGCGCGGTGACGACGCGCAAACGACCACGCTGCGCGGCGACCGGGACGAACGTGTCCTGGACATCGGTGATGCCAACGCGACAACGGTGTCGGTCATCATGAGCGGCCTTACATTGCGCGATGGTGGCGGCGCAACAGGAGGCGGGATTCGCGTGCGGGCCGGCGCCTCTGTGCAGCTGTCGCAGAGCATGCTGTCCAACAATGAGGCGTCCACGGGCGGGGCGATCTACGCGGAAGGTGCGCTTTCGATCGACCGTGTGACGTTCCACGCAAATGCCGCAACAGACCCGGCAGGGCCAGGTGGAGGCGCGATCCGTTACGTGGGTGCCACGACGGCCACGTTGCGCAATGCCACCTTCAACGGCAACGAGAGCTTCACGGATGGCGGATTCGCGCGCTTTGACGGGCCGGCGATGCTCAACAACGTCACTGTCACCGAGACTGTCACCGACGCGGATTTCAACGGCTCCGGCGACGGGGCCCTGGTTTCCGCGCTGTCGGTGCAAATGTCCAACTCGATACTTGCCGGCAATGCGGATCTGAGCGTCGTAACCGGTGGAGCCAACAATCCCGACTGCGTCGCCGCGCCTGGCACCCTGGTTTCTGCCGGTTACAACCTCATCGGCAATATCGGAACGGCCTGCAACGTATCGCCGTCGACAGGCGATCTGTTTGGATCTGCGGCAAATATTCTCAATCCTCAGCTGATGCCGCTGGCCCTGTACCTGGGGGACATCGATACCCAGCCGCCGATGGTGACCAGCCCGGCGTTCGATACGGGCGATCCAGCACTCCCGTCCGGCGCACCGCACTGCGAGCCGGTGGATGCGCATGGGCTGCCGCGCCGGTCCGGCGGGCGCTGCGACCGTGGCGCGACGGAAGCCTATGAGCGTATCTTCGCGGATGGTTTCGATATGTGA
- the bla gene encoding subclass B3 metallo-beta-lactamase yields the protein MLTMMPILAVLAGATPATPPENTIPPSWSQPHKPFRVHGDTYYVGSQGLTALLITSPKGHVLIDVPMAENADLIEANIRSLGFKIEDVRIVLNSHAHHDHAGGIAKLVRDSGAVVHASAHSAVLLKSGGDDASDPQHGLAATFPAVSPVSVVADGETIRIGPNAFTAHATPGHTPGSTTWTWQSCEGEQCLEMVYADSLTAMGAPSYRYGDPAHPHRVADFRRGLEMLKNLPCDLLITPHPEASGFFERIARKDRGEPEALHAAGACRSYAEGAADRLEKRLADEQKSAGAMP from the coding sequence ATGCTCACGATGATGCCCATACTGGCGGTGCTCGCCGGCGCTACGCCGGCGACACCGCCCGAGAATACGATTCCACCGTCCTGGAGCCAGCCACACAAGCCATTCCGGGTGCACGGCGATACGTACTATGTGGGATCGCAGGGTCTGACGGCACTGCTGATCACCTCGCCAAAGGGGCATGTGTTGATCGACGTTCCCATGGCGGAGAATGCGGACCTGATCGAGGCCAATATCCGCTCGCTGGGCTTCAAGATCGAAGACGTACGGATTGTGCTCAACTCGCACGCGCACCACGACCACGCCGGTGGTATCGCGAAGCTGGTGAGGGATAGCGGTGCGGTCGTCCATGCGAGTGCGCATTCCGCCGTACTTCTGAAATCCGGCGGTGATGACGCCAGTGATCCCCAGCACGGCCTGGCCGCGACGTTTCCCGCTGTTTCGCCGGTCAGCGTGGTTGCTGACGGCGAGACGATCCGGATCGGGCCGAATGCTTTCACCGCGCACGCCACGCCGGGCCACACACCGGGTAGCACCACCTGGACCTGGCAAAGCTGCGAAGGGGAACAGTGTCTTGAGATGGTCTACGCCGACAGCCTGACGGCAATGGGCGCCCCCTCGTATCGCTACGGCGATCCGGCACATCCCCATCGCGTGGCCGACTTCCGTCGGGGGCTGGAAATGCTGAAGAACCTGCCGTGTGACCTGTTGATCACGCCTCATCCAGAAGCGAGTGGATTCTTCGAACGAATCGCGCGCAAGGACCGTGGAGAGCCGGAGGCATTGCATGCTGCCGGTGCCTGTCGTTCCTATGCAGAGGGCGCAGCGGACCGGCTGGAGAAGCGTCTGGCCGACGAGCAGAAATCGGCCGGCGCTATGCCGTGA
- a CDS encoding VOC family protein — MTTHLIGPASPNRSLPAVTVVPVLHYANVNEAARWLCQAFGFVERLRIGDHRIQLSVGDGAVVVASRPASATEMPTAHSVMVRVIDVDAHLAHALEQGARVIAEANTYPYGERQYTAVDIGGHVWTFSQTVVDADPASWGGVLLASESGAASDNSINERN; from the coding sequence ATGACGACTCATCTGATCGGTCCAGCATCGCCCAACCGGTCCCTGCCGGCCGTCACGGTCGTTCCTGTCCTGCACTACGCCAACGTCAATGAAGCGGCGCGGTGGCTATGCCAGGCATTTGGGTTCGTGGAGCGACTGCGGATCGGGGATCATCGGATCCAGCTGTCCGTAGGGGACGGCGCCGTGGTGGTCGCCAGCCGCCCGGCATCCGCGACGGAAATGCCCACGGCGCATTCAGTCATGGTCCGCGTCATCGACGTCGATGCCCACCTGGCGCATGCCCTGGAGCAGGGTGCGCGCGTCATTGCAGAAGCAAACACGTACCCCTACGGCGAGCGCCAATATACGGCCGTCGATATCGGCGGCCATGTGTGGACGTTCTCCCAGACCGTCGTGGACGCCGATCCCGCCTCCTGGGGCGGCGTCCTGCTGGCAAGCGAGAGCGGGGCCGCCAGCGACAACAGTATCAACGAGCGGAATTGA
- a CDS encoding DUF6940 family protein — protein sequence MWTSRTTTVGAGRVLGCGLFRQSRAMTFAEVIQSWAVDAAFRQYWIDTLLGTPWPAWCLELPALSANVLHAPFECVMVDSPRLANTCADSHPFRDQFRHGVDCVAFDSLAKDACLIAPCPRQRGVDYAHLAGFLRTADERTAQALWVAVAAAFASRCGPRPLWLSTAGLGVAWLHVRLDWRPKYYRFAAYADPDYLNSAR from the coding sequence ATGTGGACCAGCCGTACGACGACAGTGGGCGCGGGGCGGGTACTGGGTTGTGGCCTCTTTCGACAGTCGCGTGCAATGACCTTTGCCGAGGTGATCCAAAGCTGGGCGGTGGACGCGGCATTCCGGCAGTACTGGATTGACACGTTGCTCGGCACGCCGTGGCCCGCATGGTGCCTGGAGCTTCCCGCGCTATCGGCCAACGTGCTGCACGCACCGTTCGAATGTGTGATGGTCGACAGCCCGCGTCTGGCAAACACCTGCGCAGACAGCCATCCGTTCCGGGACCAGTTTCGCCACGGTGTGGATTGTGTCGCGTTCGACAGCCTGGCGAAGGACGCCTGCTTGATCGCCCCGTGTCCGCGCCAGCGCGGCGTTGACTACGCGCACCTGGCCGGATTTCTGCGCACGGCGGACGAGCGGACTGCGCAGGCACTCTGGGTAGCTGTCGCCGCGGCATTCGCTTCGCGATGCGGCCCGCGTCCACTATGGCTCAGCACCGCCGGGCTTGGCGTCGCCTGGTTGCATGTCCGACTGGATTGGCGGCCGAAGTATTACCGCTTCGCTGCCTATGCCGATCCGGACTACCTCAATTCCGCTCGTTGA
- a CDS encoding class I SAM-dependent methyltransferase: MSMTARLVALGVHYEDRAGRALQLPDATRAFAEAVTPSILATRALRQTLGWMEGLVLPGIAAHYVARKAWIWRVAEAAVRKGFARAVILAPGFDGLGVALHQCGVQVTELVHPDEVHPRRRLLGKDSPIEVRPADLARGFSDVADVLRNTSDTLWIAEAVLMYLPAEAVARLLRSVADVSGAQMLVFSAMTSECRGAVGFEGQSRWVNRLLRLSGEPFRWSLPDTCVRACARQHGYVAALVDGVASGGRCKGESLFCFERAGARLAAD; the protein is encoded by the coding sequence ATGAGCATGACGGCCCGCCTGGTGGCGCTGGGCGTTCACTATGAAGATCGCGCCGGACGCGCGTTGCAGCTGCCGGATGCGACGCGCGCCTTTGCGGAGGCGGTGACGCCGTCCATCCTCGCCACTCGCGCCCTGCGACAAACACTCGGTTGGATGGAAGGCCTGGTGCTGCCAGGCATCGCCGCTCACTACGTGGCGAGGAAGGCGTGGATCTGGCGCGTGGCCGAGGCGGCTGTCCGGAAAGGGTTTGCGCGTGCGGTGATCCTGGCGCCGGGTTTCGATGGCCTTGGCGTGGCGCTGCATCAATGCGGCGTACAGGTGACCGAGCTGGTGCATCCCGATGAGGTTCATCCGCGAAGGCGATTGCTCGGCAAGGATAGCCCGATCGAGGTGCGTCCAGCGGACCTCGCGCGGGGGTTTTCCGACGTTGCTGATGTACTGCGTAACACGAGCGATACCCTCTGGATTGCCGAGGCCGTCCTGATGTACCTGCCAGCGGAGGCGGTTGCGCGCTTGCTGCGGTCTGTGGCGGACGTAAGCGGTGCGCAGATGCTGGTGTTCAGTGCAATGACCTCGGAATGCCGGGGCGCGGTGGGATTCGAGGGGCAATCGCGCTGGGTCAACCGGTTGCTTCGCCTGAGTGGCGAGCCGTTCCGATGGTCGTTGCCGGACACGTGCGTGCGTGCCTGTGCGCGACAGCATGGATACGTTGCTGCTTTGGTGGATGGGGTAGCGTCTGGCGGTCGATGCAAAGGTGAGTCCCTGTTCTGCTTCGAACGGGCAGGGGCACGGTTGGCCGCTGATTGA
- a CDS encoding FAD-binding protein, translating to MNARSEGLLVNDRHSALNASCPAWVECPAGPVALRRSLARFRRSGMTVSVAGGRHAMGGQQFCDGGGLLDMTRHARVLDHDSQRGLIEVEAGIRWPALHQWLTMRRRGDGQGWCIRQKQSGADDFTLGGSLSANAHGRGLDFAPLVQDIEAFRLILPDGTSVDVDRSRYPGLFAAAIGGYGLLGVVDTVTLRLARRCKLERRVRLLDVDLVPAAFEAEVASGSLYGDFQFSIDPSDETFLRHGVFACYRPLPDEALMPEPAVALNDALWRELMRLAHVDKREAFRRYCAFYERTDGQRYASDDHQFGIYPDGYHAELDRALGHCGSEMITELYVPAPALPLFLSRAADVLRPGRADVIYGTVRRIRADRETLLAWAREDFLCVVFNLHVRHDPAGIAVARDVFRSLIDEALDLGGSYYLTYHGYASATQVRRAYPQMERFLALKREIDPRRQFCSDWFRRLSATRVETGEP from the coding sequence GTGAATGCTCGTTCGGAAGGCTTGCTGGTCAATGACCGGCACAGTGCGCTCAATGCGTCGTGTCCAGCCTGGGTCGAGTGTCCCGCTGGACCGGTGGCTCTGCGACGCTCGCTGGCCCGGTTTCGCCGGTCTGGAATGACAGTCTCCGTCGCAGGCGGACGACATGCCATGGGTGGCCAGCAGTTCTGCGACGGCGGTGGCTTGTTGGACATGACACGCCATGCCCGTGTGCTCGATCACGATTCGCAGCGTGGGCTGATCGAAGTGGAAGCCGGCATCCGTTGGCCAGCGCTCCACCAGTGGTTGACGATGCGCCGTCGTGGCGACGGGCAGGGATGGTGTATCCGACAGAAACAGAGTGGCGCTGACGACTTCACATTGGGCGGCTCTCTCTCGGCGAACGCGCACGGACGGGGCCTGGATTTCGCGCCGCTGGTGCAGGACATCGAAGCGTTCCGGCTGATACTTCCCGATGGTACCTCTGTGGATGTGGATCGCAGCCGGTACCCCGGACTGTTCGCTGCCGCTATCGGTGGATACGGCCTGCTGGGTGTCGTCGACACCGTGACGTTGCGATTGGCGCGTCGCTGCAAACTCGAACGGCGCGTGCGCCTGCTGGACGTTGACCTGGTGCCCGCAGCATTCGAGGCAGAGGTGGCCAGCGGAAGCCTTTATGGCGACTTCCAGTTTTCGATCGATCCTTCGGACGAAACGTTTCTGCGACACGGCGTGTTCGCGTGTTACCGGCCCCTCCCGGACGAGGCACTGATGCCTGAGCCGGCCGTTGCACTGAACGATGCGCTGTGGCGCGAACTGATGCGCCTGGCTCACGTGGACAAACGCGAGGCGTTCCGGCGTTACTGCGCGTTCTACGAGCGCACGGATGGCCAGCGCTATGCCTCCGATGACCATCAGTTTGGCATCTATCCCGACGGATACCACGCCGAGCTTGATCGCGCATTGGGCCACTGCGGCTCAGAGATGATCACCGAACTGTACGTCCCGGCGCCGGCGCTGCCGCTGTTCCTGTCACGCGCAGCGGATGTACTGCGGCCTGGAAGGGCGGATGTGATCTATGGGACGGTACGACGCATTCGCGCCGACCGGGAAACACTGCTGGCGTGGGCGCGCGAGGATTTCCTGTGCGTCGTGTTCAACCTGCACGTGCGACACGATCCGGCGGGTATCGCAGTGGCCCGTGATGTGTTTCGATCCCTGATTGACGAGGCGCTGGATCTGGGGGGCAGCTACTACCTGACGTACCACGGCTACGCGTCGGCGACGCAGGTGCGTCGCGCATATCCACAGATGGAGCGCTTTCTGGCGCTCAAGCGTGAGATCGATCCGCGCCGCCAGTTCTGCAGCGATTGGTTTCGCCGGTTGTCGGCGACACGGGTGGAAACGGGTGAGCCATGA